In Kitasatospora sp. NBC_00240, the following are encoded in one genomic region:
- a CDS encoding DNA repair helicase XPB, with protein MNDGPLIVQSDKTLLLEIDHPKAADCRRVIAPFAELERAPEHVHTYRVTPLGLWNARAAGHDAEQVVDALVNYSRYPVPHALLVDIADTMARYGRLKLSKHPTHGLVLTTTDRPVLEEVLRSKKIIPLVGARVDPDTVVVHPSERGQIKQVLLKLGWPAEDFAGYVDGEAHPIELEQDGWTLRPYQQQAVEGFWHGGSGVVVLPCGAGKTLVGAAAMAEAKSTTLILVTNTVSARQWKHELVKRTTLTEDEIGEYSGTRKEIRPVTIATYQVMTTKRKGTYAHLELFDARNWGLVVYDEVHLLPAPVFKFTADLQARRRLGLTATLVREDGREGDVFSLIGPKRFDAPWKEIEAQGYIAPADCCEVRVTLTDSERLSYATAEPEERYRFCATTATKRRVVEALVKKHEKDQTLIIGQYIDQLDELGEVLDAPVIKGETSNAQREKLFEAFRTKEISVLVVSKVANFSIDLPEATVAIQVSGTFGSRQEEAQRLGRVLRPKADGHSAHFYSVVARDTVDQDFAAHRQRFLAEQGYAYRIIDADDVL; from the coding sequence GTGAACGACGGACCGCTGATCGTCCAAAGCGACAAAACGCTCCTGCTGGAGATCGACCACCCCAAGGCCGCCGACTGCCGCCGGGTGATCGCCCCGTTCGCGGAGCTGGAGCGCGCGCCCGAGCACGTCCACACCTACCGGGTCACCCCGCTCGGCCTGTGGAACGCGCGCGCCGCCGGGCACGACGCCGAGCAGGTCGTCGACGCCCTGGTGAACTACTCGCGCTACCCCGTCCCGCACGCCCTGCTGGTGGACATCGCCGACACCATGGCCCGCTACGGGCGGCTGAAGCTCAGCAAGCACCCCACCCACGGCCTGGTGCTCACCACCACCGACCGCCCGGTGCTGGAGGAGGTGCTGCGCTCGAAGAAGATCATCCCGCTGGTCGGCGCCCGGGTCGACCCGGACACCGTCGTGGTGCACCCCTCCGAGCGCGGCCAGATCAAGCAGGTGCTGCTCAAACTCGGCTGGCCGGCCGAGGACTTCGCCGGGTACGTGGACGGCGAGGCGCACCCGATCGAGCTGGAGCAGGACGGCTGGACGCTGCGCCCGTACCAGCAGCAGGCCGTCGAGGGCTTCTGGCACGGCGGCTCCGGCGTGGTCGTGCTGCCCTGCGGCGCCGGCAAGACGCTGGTCGGCGCGGCGGCGATGGCCGAGGCCAAGTCGACCACGCTGATCCTGGTCACCAACACCGTCTCGGCCCGCCAGTGGAAGCACGAGCTGGTCAAGCGCACCACGCTGACCGAGGACGAGATCGGCGAGTACAGCGGCACCCGCAAGGAGATCCGCCCGGTCACCATCGCCACCTACCAGGTGATGACGACCAAGCGGAAGGGCACCTACGCGCACCTGGAACTGTTCGACGCCCGCAACTGGGGCCTGGTGGTCTACGACGAGGTGCACCTGCTGCCCGCGCCGGTCTTCAAGTTCACCGCCGACCTGCAGGCCCGCCGCCGGCTCGGCCTGACCGCGACCCTGGTGCGCGAGGACGGCCGCGAGGGCGACGTGTTCTCGCTGATCGGCCCGAAGCGGTTCGACGCGCCGTGGAAGGAGATCGAGGCGCAGGGCTACATCGCGCCCGCCGACTGCTGCGAGGTCCGGGTGACGCTGACCGACTCGGAGCGCCTCTCGTACGCCACCGCCGAGCCGGAGGAGCGGTACCGGTTCTGCGCCACCACCGCGACCAAGCGGCGGGTGGTGGAGGCGCTGGTCAAGAAGCACGAGAAGGACCAGACGCTGATCATCGGCCAGTACATCGACCAGCTCGACGAGCTGGGCGAGGTGCTGGACGCCCCCGTCATCAAGGGCGAGACCAGCAACGCCCAGCGCGAGAAGCTCTTCGAGGCGTTCCGCACCAAGGAGATCAGCGTCCTGGTGGTCTCCAAGGTCGCCAACTTCTCGATCGACCTGCCGGAGGCGACCGTCGCCATCCAGGTCTCCGGGACCTTCGGCTCCCGCCAGGAGGAGGCCCAGCGGCTCGGGCGCGTCCTGCGGCCGAAGGCGGACGGCCACTCGGCCCACTTCTACTCGGTGGTGGCCCGGGACACCGTGGACCAGGACTTCGCGGCCCACCGCCAGCGCTTCCTGGCCGAGCAGGGCTACGCGTACCGCATCATCGACGCGGACGACGTGCTGTAA
- a CDS encoding HD domain-containing protein, whose translation MPSPETLTDRWSALLRRCGAGVDPEPYGRELLRRWAEPQRRYHTTEHLRAVLDHIDTLAGHADDPDTVRLAAWFHDAVYKPDRSENEERSAALAVRALAEAGLPERQVAEVARLVRLTVTHHPEPGDRDGEVLCDADLAVLGGPPEAYAAYAAAVREEYAFVPDEAFRAGRAEILRGLLALPALYRTPAALERFDAAARANLAAELGRLEG comes from the coding sequence ATGCCGTCGCCCGAAACCCTCACCGACCGCTGGTCCGCCCTGCTGCGCCGCTGCGGCGCGGGCGTCGACCCCGAGCCCTACGGGCGCGAGCTGCTGCGGCGCTGGGCCGAGCCGCAGCGCAGGTACCACACCACCGAGCACCTGCGGGCCGTGCTGGACCACATCGACACCCTCGCCGGGCACGCCGACGACCCGGACACCGTCCGGCTGGCGGCCTGGTTCCACGACGCCGTCTACAAGCCGGACCGCTCCGAGAACGAGGAACGCAGTGCGGCCCTCGCCGTCCGGGCGCTGGCCGAGGCCGGGCTGCCCGAGCGGCAGGTGGCCGAGGTCGCCCGGCTGGTCCGGCTCACCGTCACCCACCACCCCGAGCCCGGCGACCGGGACGGCGAGGTGCTCTGCGACGCCGACCTGGCCGTCCTCGGCGGCCCGCCCGAGGCGTACGCCGCCTACGCGGCCGCCGTCCGGGAGGAGTACGCCTTCGTGCCGGACGAGGCCTTCCGGGCCGGGCGCGCGGAGATTCTGCGCGGGCTGCTCGCGCTGCCGGCGCTCTACCGGACCCCGGCCGCCCTGGAGCGCTTCGACGCGGCCGCCCGGGCGAACCTGGCCGCGGAGCTCGGGCGGCTGGAAGGCTGA
- a CDS encoding copper homeostasis protein CutC, with amino-acid sequence MSRPIFEVIALTAQDAQAAEAGGADRLELVTDMAADGLTPSVEDFAKIRAAVDLPLRVMLRIQDGFAPGGLDELLARAAELRAEGADEFVFGFLAADGSVDLAATEAVAEAVAGCRWTFHRALDHSADRAAVRAAVGALPGLDTFLTSGAPAGVDAGRELLAAELARAGEPGYAQRILIGGGLRAEHVPGLRAAGFDAFHVGGAVRVAGWDSPVDPARVAEWRALIDA; translated from the coding sequence ATGTCTAGACCAATCTTCGAAGTCATCGCGCTGACCGCCCAGGATGCCCAGGCCGCCGAAGCCGGCGGAGCCGACCGGCTCGAACTGGTCACGGACATGGCCGCCGACGGGCTGACCCCCTCGGTGGAGGACTTCGCCAAGATCCGCGCCGCCGTGGACCTGCCGCTGCGGGTCATGCTGCGGATCCAGGACGGCTTCGCGCCCGGCGGATTGGACGAACTGCTGGCCCGCGCCGCCGAGCTGCGCGCCGAGGGCGCGGACGAGTTCGTGTTCGGCTTCCTGGCCGCCGACGGCAGCGTCGACCTGGCCGCCACCGAGGCGGTGGCCGAGGCCGTCGCGGGCTGCCGCTGGACCTTCCACCGGGCGCTCGACCACAGCGCCGACCGGGCCGCCGTCAGGGCCGCCGTCGGCGCCCTGCCTGGCCTGGACACCTTCCTCACCTCCGGCGCGCCCGCCGGGGTCGACGCGGGCCGGGAGCTCCTCGCCGCCGAACTCGCCCGGGCCGGCGAGCCCGGCTACGCCCAGCGGATCCTGATCGGCGGCGGCCTGCGCGCCGAGCACGTGCCCGGTCTGCGGGCGGCCGGCTTCGACGCGTTCCACGTCGGCGGCGCCGTCCGGGTCGCCGGCTGGGACTCCCCGGTGGACCCGGCCAGGGTCGCCGAGTGGCGGGCCCTGATCGACGCCTGA
- a CDS encoding ATP-binding domain-containing protein, translating into MPATSSTDPLQRERDHLAASRTALRVMREDVESLDTTDVTGTWVTAIVLNKQIEARIAALADLAHTPLFFGRLDYLHAISEELAEGATGESFYIGRRHVHDAAGDPMVIDWRAPVSQPFYRASRTDPQDVERRRRFGYTGGELTAYEDEHLTDPAETDAASALLAAEIEKPRVGPMRDIVATIQPEQDEIVRADVGGTVCVQGAPGTGKTAVGLHRVAYLLYAHRERLARTGTLVIGPNDAFLSYIEQVLPALGELAVAQSTVQQLVAHVEVRAEDDPEAARLKGDARMAEVLRRAVRAGIALPTEPCVVVRGSRRWRVPVHELTGIVEELKARDIRYGAAREAMPQRIAHAVLLKMEQGGEAPDDRVQDAVARNAQVKAVVKACWPPVDPAKLVHRLVNEPEFLAACADGLLDEEEQRAVLRAKPGRSVKTAPWTPADAVLVDEATDLVQRTASLGHVVLDEAQDLSPMQYRAVGRRCSTGSATVLGDIAQGTTPWATADWPQALHHLGKPGAHIEELTKGFRVPEEVIAYASRLLPAIAPGLAPATSVRDAPGSLTVDRVEDDLDAAVVAACREALAHEGSTGLIAADARIPALAEALDAAGLGHLVPGTETTSTARLTLVPASLAKGLEYDYVVLDEPAAVVAGEPDERTGLRRLYVALTRAVSGLTVLHSQPLPEQLAAVPAAVG; encoded by the coding sequence GTGCCCGCCACCTCCTCCACCGACCCCCTCCAGCGCGAGCGCGACCACCTCGCCGCCTCCCGCACCGCCCTGCGCGTGATGCGCGAGGACGTCGAATCGCTGGACACCACCGACGTGACCGGCACCTGGGTCACCGCGATCGTCCTGAACAAGCAGATCGAGGCCAGGATCGCCGCGCTGGCCGACCTCGCCCACACCCCGCTGTTCTTCGGCCGCCTGGACTACCTGCACGCGATCAGCGAAGAGCTGGCCGAGGGCGCCACCGGCGAGAGCTTCTACATCGGCCGCCGGCACGTGCACGACGCGGCCGGCGACCCGATGGTGATCGACTGGCGGGCCCCCGTCTCGCAGCCGTTCTACCGCGCCAGCCGGACCGACCCGCAGGACGTCGAGCGCCGCCGCCGCTTCGGCTACACCGGCGGCGAGCTGACCGCGTACGAGGACGAGCACCTGACCGACCCGGCGGAGACCGACGCCGCCTCGGCGCTGCTGGCCGCCGAGATCGAGAAGCCGCGCGTCGGCCCGATGCGGGACATCGTGGCCACCATCCAGCCCGAGCAGGACGAGATCGTCCGGGCCGACGTCGGTGGCACCGTCTGCGTCCAGGGCGCCCCCGGCACCGGGAAGACCGCCGTCGGCCTGCACCGGGTCGCCTACCTGCTGTACGCGCACCGCGAGCGGCTGGCCCGCACCGGCACCCTGGTGATCGGCCCCAACGACGCCTTCCTCTCGTACATCGAGCAGGTGCTCCCGGCGCTCGGCGAGCTGGCGGTGGCGCAGTCCACCGTGCAGCAGCTGGTGGCGCACGTGGAGGTGCGAGCCGAGGACGACCCCGAGGCCGCCAGGCTGAAGGGCGACGCCCGGATGGCCGAGGTGCTGCGCCGGGCCGTCCGCGCCGGGATCGCCCTGCCCACCGAGCCGTGCGTGGTGGTGCGCGGCTCGCGCCGCTGGCGGGTGCCGGTGCACGAGCTCACCGGGATCGTCGAGGAGCTGAAGGCCCGCGACATCCGCTACGGCGCGGCGCGGGAGGCCATGCCGCAGCGGATCGCGCACGCCGTGCTGCTCAAGATGGAGCAGGGCGGCGAGGCCCCGGACGACCGGGTGCAGGACGCCGTGGCAAGGAACGCCCAGGTCAAGGCCGTGGTGAAGGCCTGCTGGCCGCCGGTGGACCCGGCGAAGCTGGTGCACCGGCTGGTCAACGAGCCGGAGTTCCTGGCCGCCTGCGCGGACGGCCTCCTGGACGAGGAGGAGCAGCGCGCGGTGCTCCGGGCCAAGCCCGGCCGTTCGGTGAAGACCGCCCCCTGGACGCCGGCGGACGCCGTCCTGGTCGACGAGGCGACCGACCTAGTGCAGCGCACCGCCTCGCTCGGCCATGTCGTGCTGGACGAGGCCCAGGACCTCTCCCCCATGCAGTACCGGGCGGTCGGGCGCCGCTGCAGCACCGGCTCGGCCACCGTCCTCGGGGACATCGCCCAGGGCACCACCCCGTGGGCCACCGCCGACTGGCCGCAGGCCCTGCACCACCTGGGCAAGCCCGGGGCCCACATCGAGGAGCTCACCAAGGGCTTCCGCGTCCCCGAGGAGGTGATCGCGTACGCCTCCCGGCTGCTGCCCGCGATCGCGCCCGGCCTGGCGCCGGCCACCTCGGTGCGTGACGCACCCGGCTCGCTGACCGTCGACCGGGTCGAGGACGACCTCGACGCCGCCGTGGTCGCGGCCTGCCGCGAGGCGCTCGCCCACGAGGGCTCGACCGGCCTGATCGCGGCCGACGCCCGGATCCCGGCCCTGGCCGAGGCGCTGGACGCGGCCGGCCTCGGCCACCTGGTGCCCGGCACCGAGACCACCTCGACGGCCCGGCTGACGCTCGTCCCCGCCTCGCTCGCCAAGGGTCTGGAGTACGACTACGTGGTGCTGGACGAGCCCGCCGCCGTGGTCGCCGGCGAGCCGGACGAGCGGACCGGCCTGCGCCGGCTGTACGTGGCGCTGACCCGTGCCGTCTCCGGCCTGACGGTGCTGCACTCGCAGCCGCTGCCGGAGCAGTTGGCGGCCGTACCGGCAGCCGTGGGCTGA
- the groL gene encoding chaperonin GroEL (60 kDa chaperone family; promotes refolding of misfolded polypeptides especially under stressful conditions; forms two stacked rings of heptamers to form a barrel-shaped 14mer; ends can be capped by GroES; misfolded proteins enter the barrel where they are refolded when GroES binds), producing MAKIIAFDEEARRGLERGMNQLADAVKVTLGPKGRNVVLEKKWGAPTITNDGVSIAKEIELEDPYEKIGAELVKEVAKKTDDVAGDGTTTATVLAQALVKEGLRNVAAGANPMALKRGIEKAVKAVSDQLLAQAKDVETKEQIASTASISAADTQIGELIAEAMDKVGKEGVITVEESNTFGLELELTEGMRFDKGYISAYFATDLERMEASFEDPYILIANSKIGSVKDLLPLLEKVMQSGKPLVIIAEDVEGEALSTLVVNKIRGTFKSVAVKAPGFGDRRKAMLGDIAILTGGTVISEEVGLKLENAGVDLLGTARKVVITKDETTIVDGGGDSDQVAGRVNQIRAEIENSDSDYDREKLQERLAKLAGGVAVIKAGAATEVELKERKHRIEDAVRNAKAAVEEGIVAGGGVALLQAGVAFDKLELEGDEATGANIVRVALEAPIKQIAVNAGLEGGVVVEKVRNLPAGHGLNAATNEYVDLIAAGIIDPAKVTRSALQNAASIAALFLTTEAVIADKPEKAGAPAGGGMPGGDMDF from the coding sequence CATCGCCAAGGAGATCGAGCTCGAGGACCCCTACGAGAAGATCGGTGCCGAGCTCGTCAAGGAGGTCGCCAAGAAGACGGACGACGTCGCTGGCGACGGCACCACCACCGCCACCGTCCTGGCCCAGGCCCTGGTCAAGGAAGGCCTGCGCAACGTTGCCGCCGGTGCCAACCCGATGGCCCTGAAGCGCGGTATCGAGAAGGCCGTCAAGGCCGTCTCCGACCAGCTGCTCGCCCAGGCCAAGGACGTGGAGACCAAGGAGCAGATCGCCTCCACCGCCTCCATCTCCGCCGCCGACACCCAGATCGGCGAGCTCATCGCCGAGGCGATGGACAAGGTCGGCAAGGAAGGCGTCATCACCGTCGAGGAGAGCAACACCTTCGGTCTTGAGCTCGAGCTCACCGAGGGCATGCGCTTCGACAAGGGCTACATCTCGGCGTACTTCGCCACCGACCTGGAGCGGATGGAGGCCTCGTTCGAGGACCCCTACATCCTGATCGCCAACTCCAAGATCGGCTCGGTCAAGGACCTCCTCCCGCTGCTGGAGAAGGTCATGCAGAGCGGCAAGCCGCTGGTCATCATCGCCGAGGACGTCGAGGGCGAGGCCCTGTCGACCCTGGTCGTGAACAAGATCCGTGGCACCTTCAAGTCCGTCGCCGTCAAGGCCCCGGGCTTCGGTGACCGCCGCAAGGCCATGCTCGGCGACATCGCCATCCTCACCGGTGGCACCGTCATCTCCGAGGAGGTCGGCCTCAAGCTGGAGAACGCCGGCGTCGACCTGCTGGGCACCGCCCGCAAGGTGGTCATCACCAAGGACGAGACCACCATCGTCGACGGTGGCGGCGACAGCGACCAGGTCGCCGGTCGGGTCAACCAGATCCGCGCCGAGATCGAGAACAGCGACTCGGACTACGACCGCGAGAAGCTCCAGGAGCGCCTCGCCAAGCTGGCCGGCGGCGTGGCCGTCATCAAGGCCGGCGCGGCGACCGAGGTGGAGCTCAAGGAGCGCAAGCACCGCATCGAGGACGCCGTCCGCAACGCGAAGGCCGCCGTCGAGGAGGGCATCGTCGCCGGTGGTGGCGTCGCGCTGCTGCAGGCCGGTGTCGCGTTCGACAAGCTGGAGCTGGAGGGCGACGAGGCCACCGGTGCCAACATCGTCCGCGTGGCGCTGGAGGCCCCGATCAAGCAGATCGCGGTCAACGCCGGCCTCGAGGGCGGTGTCGTGGTGGAGAAGGTGCGCAACCTCCCCGCCGGTCACGGTCTGAACGCCGCCACCAACGAGTACGTCGACCTCATCGCCGCGGGCATCATCGACCCGGCGAAGGTCACCCGCTCGGCGCTGCAGAACGCCGCCTCCATCGCGGCGCTCTTCCTCACCACCGAGGCCGTCATCGCCGACAAGCCCGAGAAGGCCGGTGCCCCCGCGGGCGGCGGCATGCCGGGTGGCGACATGGACTTCTGA
- a CDS encoding PadR family transcriptional regulator, with translation MTERSMQEPTLLLLTALADAPRHGYALIQEIAAISGGRVRMRTGTLYGALDRLLQQGLIRVESEAVVDGRARRTYALADAGRTALAAEADRLRAVVAEADRRLTVIRPRIKGAFA, from the coding sequence ATGACAGAACGCTCCATGCAGGAGCCGACGCTGCTTCTGCTCACTGCTCTCGCCGATGCCCCCAGGCACGGCTACGCGCTCATCCAGGAGATCGCCGCGATCTCCGGCGGCCGGGTCCGGATGCGCACCGGCACGCTCTACGGCGCCCTCGACCGGCTGCTCCAGCAAGGCCTGATCAGGGTCGAGAGCGAGGCGGTCGTGGACGGCCGGGCCCGCCGCACCTACGCGCTCGCCGACGCCGGCCGCACCGCGCTCGCCGCCGAGGCCGACCGGCTGCGCGCGGTGGTCGCGGAGGCGGACCGCCGGCTGACCGTCATCCGTCCGAGGATCAAGGGGGCCTTCGCATGA